AGCCAGGCGTCGTAGTAGGGGCCGGGTTTGATGCCGCGATTGAGCTGAGTCGTGTACGAGTAGGTGTATTTGTAGACGTCGTCGGGCCAGGTGATTCGCTTGCCGATGTGTTGCTGGAAAAGGCTCTCGGCAAGGGGGGTGAAGTCAGCGCTGAGCCCCGCGTAGCGGAGGCGGTCGTCGTAGACGATGCCGTCGATATCGTAGTTCTTGACGACCTCTTCGGCGATGTCGAACAGCCGTCGCTTGACGCTTGGGTTGGTGGGGCTGGTCATCAGCGGGTACTGCTTGTCCTGGGTGGATTCACCGATGCGAACGAAGGAGTCTTTGGATTCCAGCGAGACCTTGCCGTTGGGGGTTCGGAGCATGGCGAGGTTGACGCCGCCGAAGCCGGGGGCGGCGACGTAGAAGCCACCTTTGGGAAGCGGCACGTCGTCGGCGAGCATGTTTCCATTGCGGTCGCACGGAATGGCGTATACCGAGGGGTCGTTTGGCTTGGCGGAGAAGAGGGTGATCTTCTTGCCGTCGAGCGTCGCGGAGTAGTCGAACGGGTGGCCGTTGACGTTGACGATAGGCTTGGATTCGTACAAGACCGACTGCTCGTCGGGCCGGTTGAAGCCGGGGCCGCGGTTGACCAGGCGGTGGCCATCGCAGAAGGCGTTCATCGAGACATAGATCGAGAGGCCGTTCTTGCGGGCCTCGGCGCACATGGGGCCGAGGGGGTCAAAGTCCCCGAGGATGTTGCCTTTCCACTCGGTGAGCTTTGGCGCGAAGGTGCTGGGATAGACCATCTCGCTTGAGAGGGGTTTGACGTCGAAGACGATGGTGTTGAAGCCGGCGGTTTTGATGCGGGCAACGAGGCTCTGGATCTTCTCGACAGTATTGTAGCGCTGGATGTTGGCGGTGGCGTCGATCCACATGATCCGCGCCTGGAGCCCATAGCGGCTACAGACTTGCTTGGCGGGGCCTTGGTAGGAAAGTTGGGTATCGAGGACGATGGGAGGCAGACCGGGAAGGGGGTTTCCGGGCTGGAATCTGCTTTGGAATTGGGAGCCTTGGAGGGTGGCAAGAAGCAGAAAACCAGGCAAGAAAGGCATGCCTGGTTTTACCTGTTTTCGGTTAAGCGGCGAGGGCTTTGAGAACCTTGTTTCGGGCTTCTTGGCCCTGCTCGCGGATGACGGCGTAGACCCAGTAGGCGAATTCCGTGTCCGATGCTTGGCCGAGGAGATCGACGCTTTCGCTTCCGATCGTGATGGCCTTGGTCGGCTCGTATTTGGCACATAATGGCACGAAAAGGTCGACTCCTTCGGGAGCCTTCTCGATGCTCAAGAATTCAAAATGGTTGTCCAACTGCCATTTTCGGTTGAATACGTGCATGTTACGGTCGATATTGGCTTCGTAGTCAATTTCGAGCGAGGCGAAGGTCTTGGAACCTTCGTGGTACAGAAATGCGCCGTCGACGATCCAGTTGGTGAACCCGGCGAGCTTGGTGCGGACGCAGAGATCGTCGTCTTCGAAGTTGCCGATGCCGAAAATCGGGTCGAAGCCGCCGACGGTGGCAAGGCACTCGGGCGACATGATGAAGCAGAGGCCGCGAACCTGATTCCACGGAGTGGCGCGCGACTTGTTCTTGGCAAGATGGTCGTTGGCGAGGCGCATCAGCGAGGTCAGGTCGGTGAACTGGCCGATCTCGACCAACTGCTTTCCGGCGACCTTATTCGACACGACGCCGACGAGGCCGGGGTTCTGGTCGAGGGCCTTGAGCTGAGTGTAAGCGTAGGCCAACTCGCCGGTGCAACCCAGCGAGGGGTAGACGTCGTCGTTGGTGACGCCGTAGGCATCGAAGCCGCCCTTGTCCTGGAGGTACTTCAGGCCCTTGTTTGCGCCTTGGCCGTAGCCGGTGTTTTCGTCATTGATGAGCAGAGTGAGGAAGTGGGGTGCCTGGGTTGCGAAGTCTTGCCATTTGCGTTTGTTCTCGGCGTCCGTGTTGTTGAGGACGACAGCGAACTCAATCTCGCCCGGGTAGTAGGTGACGTAGGCGGAGATGCTCTCGATACCCATCTGCGAGTTGTTGACGGTGGGCATGGCCATGCCGATCTTGGGCCACTGGGGAAGGTCGCCATCACCGATGACGGCAATGGTGAACCAGGCGTCGGTGTCGAGACCTTCGTAAATGCGGCCGGGAAGCGTCGTGCTTTGGCTGAGGAATCGAACTTGGCGATCGGGGAAGTGTCGCTGGATGAGCTCGGCGAACTCTTCGGCCGTCCACTCGATGGTGTGGTACGGGTT
The DNA window shown above is from Armatimonadota bacterium and carries:
- a CDS encoding family 10 glycosylhydrolase gives rise to the protein MPFLPGFLLLATLQGSQFQSRFQPGNPLPGLPPIVLDTQLSYQGPAKQVCSRYGLQARIMWIDATANIQRYNTVEKIQSLVARIKTAGFNTIVFDVKPLSSEMVYPSTFAPKLTEWKGNILGDFDPLGPMCAEARKNGLSIYVSMNAFCDGHRLVNRGPGFNRPDEQSVLYESKPIVNVNGHPFDYSATLDGKKITLFSAKPNDPSVYAIPCDRNGNMLADDVPLPKGGFYVAAPGFGGVNLAMLRTPNGKVSLESKDSFVRIGESTQDKQYPLMTSPTNPSVKRRLFDIAEEVVKNYDIDGIVYDDRLRYAGLSADFTPLAESLFQQHIGKRITWPDDVYKYTYSYTTQLNRGIKPGPYYDAWLNWRASILHDFVVDVRHHIRAIKPNMQLGVYAGSWYGDYQQYGNNWASPAMEAGFWFLTPEYQKTGFSPDIDFLITGCYYPTATGYDALVQGKGVGFTVESAGTLSYRAAHDQTFVYAGLSLSDFKDNPEGLGKALQAAVASSNGVMCFDLSHDIDPLWPVFEKAFAEPKISPNRTPGYLDEARRLRLGMDRKGIKEPPIIIAGGASGVGF
- a CDS encoding methyltransferase domain-containing protein; this translates as MGAEVAPHGIRKTVERNAKGHPVSIMRDPPKTTVNTKNTSTSRSPNLEFIVKVPTTKVTMSSSVQPLAWTGERMIPFVSDYATQATHWQRYLYFRPWYEDAVVVDAACGEGYGTDFSSIFSKESHGADVSTEAVQHATNAYPRASFRVEDVCHYDYSNADIVTSFETIEHLPDPEQFLEALKACKGRIIISTPNRKLYDPNAKLGDKPTNPYHTIEWTAEEFAELIQRHFPDRQVRFLSQSTTLPGRIYEGLDTDAWFTIAVIGDGDLPQWPKIGMAMPTVNNSQMGIESISAYVTYYPGEIEFAVVLNNTDAENKRKWQDFATQAPHFLTLLINDENTGYGQGANKGLKYLQDKGGFDAYGVTNDDVYPSLGCTGELAYAYTQLKALDQNPGLVGVVSNKVAGKQLVEIGQFTDLTSLMRLANDHLAKNKSRATPWNQVRGLCFIMSPECLATVGGFDPIFGIGNFEDDDLCVRTKLAGFTNWIVDGAFLYHEGSKTFASLEIDYEANIDRNMHVFNRKWQLDNHFEFLSIEKAPEGVDLFVPLCAKYEPTKAITIGSESVDLLGQASDTEFAYWVYAVIREQGQEARNKVLKALAA